A genome region from Maridesulfovibrio salexigens DSM 2638 includes the following:
- a CDS encoding YibE/F family protein, whose protein sequence is MSALLKNREFVLVAVFALLTAILYFIPTEFEHRVAENAERCRAEVVSVDNSDIDQFGMVKTGPQIVTMKVLDGRFKGQVFTGTNELLGQMDKDKFFVPGDEALAVVTYDVKGKPMYAVPQDHYRIDLELTMLLLFSFLLLVFGGWTGAKALFSFMFTALVLWKLLVPALLEGVDPVWITLGVVAGLCAVIIFMVAGLNRKGVVAFLGSFLGVFTSCLLAIYFTGELHLHGAVMPFAETLLYSGFGHLDLTRIYIAAVFLACSGAVMDLAMDVAASMDEVVRANPQISHMQALASGIRVGRAVVGTMTTTLLLAYSGGFITLLMAFMAQGVPLINTFNFVYVSAEILKTLVGSFGLVTVAPFTAVAGAFVFIRKNK, encoded by the coding sequence ATGTCCGCATTATTAAAAAATAGAGAGTTCGTTCTTGTCGCTGTCTTCGCTTTGCTTACAGCAATCCTTTATTTTATCCCCACTGAGTTTGAGCATCGAGTGGCGGAAAATGCTGAGCGCTGTCGTGCGGAAGTTGTTTCCGTCGACAATTCGGATATTGATCAGTTCGGAATGGTTAAAACAGGTCCGCAAATAGTGACCATGAAGGTTCTTGATGGTCGATTTAAGGGACAGGTCTTCACCGGAACCAACGAGCTCCTCGGTCAGATGGATAAGGATAAATTTTTTGTCCCCGGTGACGAAGCCCTCGCTGTTGTTACCTATGATGTTAAGGGAAAGCCGATGTATGCCGTGCCGCAGGATCATTACCGCATTGATCTTGAGCTGACCATGCTGCTGCTTTTTTCCTTTTTGTTGCTTGTCTTCGGGGGCTGGACCGGGGCCAAGGCTTTATTCTCATTCATGTTCACTGCATTGGTGCTCTGGAAGCTGCTTGTCCCGGCTTTGCTCGAAGGTGTTGATCCAGTCTGGATTACTCTGGGAGTAGTCGCAGGACTATGTGCGGTTATCATTTTTATGGTTGCCGGACTGAACCGTAAGGGAGTTGTTGCCTTTCTGGGGTCATTTCTTGGCGTTTTCACCAGCTGTCTGCTGGCAATATATTTTACCGGGGAGTTGCATTTACACGGAGCGGTAATGCCGTTTGCAGAGACCTTGCTTTACTCCGGTTTTGGTCACCTTGATTTAACACGTATCTATATTGCAGCGGTTTTTCTGGCCTGTTCCGGGGCGGTCATGGACCTTGCAATGGATGTTGCTGCCAGTATGGATGAAGTTGTGCGTGCCAATCCGCAGATCAGTCATATGCAGGCTCTTGCTTCCGGAATCAGGGTCGGCAGGGCAGTTGTTGGAACCATGACCACTACTTTGTTACTGGCCTATTCCGGCGGATTTATAACATTGCTTATGGCTTTTATGGCTCAGGGAGTTCCGCTGATTAATACCTTCAACTTTGTGTATGTTTCCGCAGAAATCTTAAAGACTCTGGTCGGCAGTTTCGGGTTGGTAACGGTTGCTCCATTTACCGCTGTTGCCGGAGCGTTTGTTTTCATTAGGAAAAACAAATAG
- a CDS encoding HAD family acid phosphatase, whose protein sequence is MKLRLIYCFLVLVCVSGCVASKKPIAKAPAEMVSLPDVRERIIAYHESGKYKEDVSHKAESVADVAVKAIQEQVKYPAVVMVVEDVLLSTYKARRKQGFSDNFAAITDLESHVILSSLPAVKPSVVLFEFLLQRNIPVFLVSYRAEGFRVPLMENLSKAGFSGWQKLFMLPSNYPKGLNYCEEVRKGLQGAGYNIIATIGALPEDVSGEFAGKVVLYPNYIYSER, encoded by the coding sequence TTGAAGTTGCGGTTGATTTATTGTTTTTTGGTGCTTGTCTGCGTCAGTGGGTGTGTTGCTTCGAAAAAGCCTATAGCCAAGGCTCCTGCGGAGATGGTTTCACTACCTGATGTACGGGAACGTATTATCGCTTATCACGAAAGTGGTAAGTATAAGGAAGATGTTTCGCACAAGGCGGAGTCTGTTGCTGATGTTGCGGTTAAGGCTATTCAGGAGCAAGTTAAGTATCCTGCTGTAGTGATGGTTGTGGAGGATGTTTTGTTGTCCACTTATAAGGCGCGCAGGAAGCAGGGCTTCTCAGATAATTTTGCTGCCATTACTGATTTAGAGTCCCATGTTATTCTAAGCTCTCTCCCGGCGGTTAAACCTTCGGTTGTTCTGTTTGAATTCTTATTGCAAAGGAATATTCCGGTCTTTCTGGTTTCTTACAGGGCAGAAGGATTCCGGGTTCCTTTAATGGAGAATTTGTCCAAGGCCGGATTCTCCGGCTGGCAGAAATTGTTCATGCTGCCGTCTAATTATCCGAAAGGCTTAAATTATTGTGAGGAAGTTCGTAAGGGACTACAGGGGGCAGGTTATAATATCATCGCGACCATAGGAGCGTTGCCTGAAGATGTTTCAGGTGAGTTTGCCGGAAAGGTGGTTCTATATCCTAACTATATTTATTCAGAGCGTTAA
- a CDS encoding NAD(P)/FAD-dependent oxidoreductase: protein MTETNYDIIILGAGPAGLQAAIHSARKGLKVLILGKNDKSSLWWAHIENFCCTLEISGEQILRTGQQQAESFGAVFFNEDVLKIKTPDLMDLSGGGFTVTTETKEFKTKAIIICTGTTRNKLGVPGEKDLFGKGVSYCVECDGNFFRGEEVAIVGGESAAAGGALHLSHLASKVHLVSKEFNFAPELMDKLKAANIIIHEGAEVEEITGESGVDGLVLKDGSKLDVTGVFIELGAKGVMSLAAELGIQLDESMKFIETDKQMRTNVPGIFAAGDICGPPLQMAKAVGEGCVAGLSAAKYVRKA from the coding sequence ATGACCGAAACCAATTACGACATTATCATTCTGGGAGCAGGCCCTGCGGGACTGCAGGCTGCCATTCATTCAGCAAGAAAGGGACTCAAAGTACTTATCCTTGGTAAAAACGACAAGAGCAGCCTCTGGTGGGCACACATTGAAAACTTCTGCTGCACACTGGAAATTTCCGGCGAGCAGATTCTTAGAACAGGACAACAGCAGGCCGAAAGCTTCGGTGCTGTTTTCTTCAACGAAGACGTATTGAAAATCAAAACCCCGGACCTGATGGACCTCAGCGGCGGCGGTTTTACCGTGACCACTGAGACCAAAGAGTTCAAAACCAAAGCGATCATCATCTGCACCGGAACCACCAGAAACAAACTCGGAGTTCCCGGCGAAAAAGATCTTTTCGGAAAGGGTGTGAGTTATTGCGTTGAATGCGACGGCAACTTTTTTCGCGGAGAAGAAGTTGCTATTGTCGGCGGAGAAAGTGCCGCTGCGGGCGGAGCACTCCACCTCTCACACCTTGCTTCTAAGGTACATCTTGTTTCAAAGGAATTTAACTTCGCTCCGGAACTTATGGATAAACTCAAAGCCGCAAACATCATCATTCACGAAGGCGCTGAAGTTGAAGAAATTACCGGAGAAAGCGGTGTTGACGGTCTGGTGCTCAAGGACGGCAGCAAACTTGATGTAACGGGCGTATTCATTGAACTGGGGGCTAAGGGAGTTATGTCCCTCGCCGCTGAGCTTGGTATCCAGCTTGATGAATCCATGAAGTTCATTGAAACGGATAAGCAGATGCGCACCAATGTTCCCGGCATTTTCGCAGCCGGAGACATCTGCGGTCCGCCGCTCCAGATGGCAAAAGCTGTTGGAGAAGGATGTGTGGCAGGTTTAAGCGCCGCAAAGTACGTCCGTAAAGCTTAA
- a CDS encoding HD domain-containing protein codes for MTHLKTVFSQFVSPFLLNANEKERPDIQLKIDHSFDVFENSLNICKSLSLPAELTETAQIAALYHDTGRFPQYSKYRTFKDSESCNHGTLGARTVLKYKLLNGLPNKQRNTILGAIALHNRSTLPSYISDELRICTEIVRDSDKIDIIKVLIPHLTNQESKNEVPLMGLKEKPDEITPAVLQAVKEGRQGAYQAMQCLNDFRLLLLSWAYDLNFEWSRKEMIKRGYVETLMSQLPDTDQIHALRNPIIEQLNS; via the coding sequence ATGACTCATTTAAAAACAGTTTTCAGCCAATTCGTCAGTCCGTTCCTTCTGAATGCAAACGAAAAGGAACGGCCTGACATTCAGCTGAAAATAGACCATTCATTTGATGTTTTCGAAAACAGCCTAAATATCTGTAAATCCCTTTCACTTCCGGCGGAACTGACTGAAACGGCCCAGATAGCGGCTCTCTACCACGACACTGGAAGATTTCCGCAATATAGCAAATACAGAACATTCAAAGATTCAGAGTCCTGCAACCACGGAACTCTGGGTGCCAGAACTGTTTTAAAATACAAGCTGTTGAACGGACTGCCCAATAAACAGCGCAACACAATTCTCGGCGCCATTGCCCTTCATAACCGTAGTACACTGCCCTCTTACATCTCCGATGAACTCAGAATTTGCACGGAAATAGTCCGTGACTCAGATAAAATTGATATCATCAAAGTATTGATTCCACACCTGACCAATCAGGAGTCAAAAAATGAAGTTCCGCTCATGGGACTGAAAGAAAAACCGGACGAAATAACACCTGCTGTGCTCCAAGCCGTAAAAGAAGGCCGTCAAGGAGCATATCAGGCTATGCAGTGCTTGAATGATTTCCGCCTGCTTCTGCTCAGCTGGGCCTATGATCTTAATTTTGAATGGTCTCGCAAGGAAATGATCAAGCGCGGATATGTTGAGACACTCATGAGCCAGCTCCCTGACACAGATCAAATACATGCACTTCGTAATCCGATAATAGAACAGCTTAACTCTTGA
- a CDS encoding response regulator: MRILIVEDELASRKYLTHVMTSYGQCDAVEDGAEAVQAFTDALESGNRYDLICLDIMMPEMDGQDALKEIREIEKEHGIPHNLETKVMMTSALSDPSNVIEAYYKGGASIYLTKPLDVEKIREAMVELGFLKKSME, encoded by the coding sequence ATGAGGATTTTAATTGTCGAAGATGAGCTTGCGAGCAGGAAGTATCTTACGCATGTTATGACGAGCTACGGCCAATGTGACGCTGTTGAAGATGGTGCCGAAGCGGTTCAGGCTTTTACTGATGCTTTGGAGTCCGGTAATCGTTATGACCTGATCTGTCTGGATATCATGATGCCGGAAATGGATGGGCAGGATGCCCTGAAAGAGATCCGTGAGATAGAAAAAGAACATGGAATTCCGCATAATCTTGAAACCAAGGTTATGATGACCAGCGCCCTTAGTGACCCTTCCAATGTGATTGAAGCATACTATAAAGGTGGAGCTTCTATTTATCTTACGAAGCCTCTTGATGTGGAAAAGATACGTGAGGCAATGGTTGAGCTCGGATTTCTGAAAAAAAGTATGGAATGA
- a CDS encoding Tim44 domain-containing protein — translation MKLLGYLVLPLTVVCLLAFMAGDADAKRMGGGKSFGSKPSFSKTYDKPTSTATSQKQASGTNKQQGGIARPGMGLLGGLLAGTFLGSMLGGFGGMGGGFFNLLIIGLLVYLGFKFFKSRSRGTDDMYRQGNYQRGPDYSQPNQNNTNADPYARREQTAQNAWDHLSSKPSSQPAAGSAAQQSGPTVNIPAGFDEEEFLDGAKAVYTRLQKSWDSRDMADIEQFATAGVVNEIKQQAKEDPGPSQTDVLMVNARLLEVKEEGGVNHVTVYYDVLLREDSSQSQPSQVREVWHFVKPVGSDGMWKLDGIQQLEE, via the coding sequence ATGAAACTACTCGGGTATTTGGTTCTTCCTCTTACCGTTGTCTGTCTGCTGGCTTTTATGGCCGGTGATGCTGACGCGAAAAGAATGGGCGGGGGAAAATCCTTCGGCAGCAAGCCATCTTTTTCAAAAACTTACGATAAACCGACATCAACAGCTACTTCTCAGAAGCAGGCAAGCGGTACTAACAAACAGCAGGGCGGTATTGCGCGTCCCGGTATGGGACTCCTCGGCGGTCTGCTGGCCGGTACTTTTCTCGGCTCCATGCTTGGCGGATTCGGTGGAATGGGAGGCGGTTTCTTCAACCTCCTGATCATCGGTCTGCTTGTTTATCTCGGATTTAAATTTTTCAAGTCTCGCAGTCGTGGGACTGATGATATGTATAGGCAGGGTAATTATCAGCGTGGTCCGGATTACTCCCAGCCCAACCAGAACAATACTAATGCTGATCCGTATGCCCGTAGGGAGCAGACAGCGCAGAATGCGTGGGATCATCTTTCTTCTAAGCCTTCTTCTCAGCCGGCTGCTGGGTCTGCTGCACAGCAGAGCGGTCCTACTGTAAATATTCCTGCCGGGTTTGACGAAGAGGAATTCCTTGATGGTGCAAAAGCTGTATACACCCGTCTTCAGAAATCATGGGATAGCCGTGATATGGCGGACATTGAGCAGTTTGCTACCGCAGGTGTGGTAAATGAAATCAAGCAGCAGGCCAAAGAAGATCCCGGTCCGTCTCAGACTGATGTTCTCATGGTCAACGCAAGGCTGTTGGAAGTTAAGGAAGAGGGTGGCGTTAATCATGTCACAGTCTATTATGATGTTCTTCTGCGCGAAGATTCGTCTCAGTCTCAACCTTCGCAGGTGCGTGAGGTTTGGCATTTTGTTAAGCCTGTAGGCTCCGATGGGATGTGGAAACTGGATGGTATTCAGCAGCTGGAAGAATAA
- a CDS encoding Hpt domain-containing protein: protein MGLKIVERIDKDLQVLIPGFMDITHKEIKDLEQALVLGDMSVAARIGHNIKGSALNYGFVHLGDIGRRIESSAAQNRHKKVQAELEMLKDYVDRVEVTFV, encoded by the coding sequence ATGGGATTAAAAATTGTTGAGAGAATAGATAAAGATTTACAGGTTCTTATCCCGGGGTTTATGGATATAACCCATAAAGAGATCAAGGATTTGGAGCAGGCATTGGTGCTAGGGGATATGTCTGTTGCAGCACGTATAGGCCATAATATCAAAGGCTCGGCTTTGAATTATGGTTTTGTGCATCTTGGCGATATAGGTAGAAGAATTGAAAGCAGCGCAGCACAAAACAGGCATAAAAAAGTTCAGGCTGAGTTGGAAATGCTTAAGGATTATGTTGATCGTGTTGAAGTTACATTTGTGTAG
- a CDS encoding HD-GYP domain-containing protein, translating to MLEKIKTTNLQEGMFVVCSANGYSSLPAELSNHAVSSKADISAILQLNINEVLIDSEKSSVINSFPQTTYSEEILFAREAYNNALGYIQRIFETVEQEGTLEISEYKKGVSPLIDSIDRNNSAAASLTVLARADKYLYTHSLNTAILSAILGRYIGLSREAVEELSITAMLMNIGQLWLPKELMTKKGKLSKDEFQKIKFHPLKGCEYLSEQNSPQTIINSIKAHHEKYDGSGYPQGLSGNDIPQYARIISICDSYDALTSDRPYREAMTPNSAIKHLYSMANTAFHPRYLESFIKCVGIYPVGCFVKLSDGRYGVVVTNTPKAPLLPQVKVVFSSRFRAIHPEFIDLSKMTNNANGENLEIIECIHPKTFKLELDRFLW from the coding sequence ATGTTAGAAAAAATCAAGACCACAAACCTTCAAGAAGGCATGTTTGTCGTTTGTTCTGCCAATGGCTACTCCAGCCTGCCTGCGGAACTTTCCAACCATGCAGTTTCCTCAAAAGCAGACATCTCCGCCATCCTGCAGCTAAACATTAATGAAGTCTTGATTGACTCTGAAAAAAGTTCAGTTATCAATTCATTTCCCCAGACAACATACTCCGAAGAAATCCTATTTGCCCGCGAGGCATACAACAACGCTCTGGGGTACATTCAGAGAATTTTCGAAACAGTGGAACAGGAAGGCACACTCGAAATTTCAGAATACAAAAAAGGCGTAAGTCCGCTGATTGATTCTATTGACAGAAACAATAGCGCCGCCGCCAGCCTTACCGTATTGGCACGAGCGGACAAATACCTCTACACCCACAGCCTGAACACTGCGATCCTCAGTGCAATACTTGGACGTTATATCGGACTTTCACGCGAAGCGGTCGAAGAACTTTCAATCACTGCGATGCTGATGAATATCGGCCAGCTTTGGCTGCCGAAAGAACTGATGACTAAAAAAGGTAAGTTATCCAAGGATGAATTCCAGAAAATTAAATTTCACCCGTTAAAAGGATGTGAATACCTTTCCGAACAAAACTCGCCACAAACCATAATCAACTCCATAAAAGCACATCACGAGAAATATGATGGATCAGGATACCCTCAAGGGTTGTCCGGCAACGACATTCCCCAGTATGCACGCATCATCTCCATTTGCGACTCATATGATGCACTAACATCAGACCGCCCATACCGGGAAGCCATGACGCCGAATTCGGCAATTAAGCACCTCTATTCCATGGCAAATACGGCATTTCATCCCAGATATCTGGAAAGCTTCATAAAATGTGTGGGAATTTATCCTGTAGGCTGCTTTGTAAAACTATCCGACGGACGTTACGGTGTGGTAGTAACCAACACCCCGAAAGCTCCGCTTCTGCCTCAAGTCAAGGTTGTATTCAGTAGTCGATTCAGGGCTATTCATCCAGAATTTATAGACTTATCTAAAATGACCAATAATGCTAATGGTGAGAATCTCGAAATTATTGAATGCATTCACCCGAAAACATTCAAGCTGGAACTGGATAGATTTCTTTGGTAA
- a CDS encoding MerR family transcriptional regulator, with protein sequence MSNQYLSLREVGRRLGIPPSTVVYYKDKYSKFLPSVGGEGRRQKYSVEVVEIFRRIREMYGMNWSTEQIENELSLKFGVLIENIKNDQQLISGAGLESSSDMETVIKGLSSVLGKVSDLLSNQALFQAELRDLREEVSVLRTEKRKLSAETNERILDMAMEIGRLKRDRAELFRLLRAGDSGPDDSSFPSSDYLERPLVIRNSDGEYLGVSGKGRKHFSLEDFVKLLENSVNSHMSVDLEWQEKGGQWILVIDASEVQSAQKKIVLVTEENVTPNKNTVVRIDSMEINGKAVPGALLFSLFRQIRESFDR encoded by the coding sequence ATGTCAAATCAGTATTTGAGTTTAAGAGAGGTCGGCAGGAGGTTGGGCATTCCTCCGTCAACCGTAGTCTATTATAAAGATAAATACTCGAAATTTCTGCCTTCAGTAGGTGGCGAAGGGCGCAGGCAAAAGTACTCTGTAGAGGTCGTTGAAATCTTTAGGAGGATACGTGAGATGTATGGAATGAATTGGTCAACTGAACAAATTGAAAATGAATTAAGTTTAAAATTCGGTGTATTGATAGAAAACATAAAAAATGATCAACAGTTGATCAGTGGGGCGGGGCTTGAGTCCAGTTCGGATATGGAAACCGTAATTAAGGGGTTGTCGTCAGTGCTTGGTAAGGTTTCAGACCTACTCTCCAATCAAGCTCTATTTCAGGCTGAATTACGCGATTTGCGCGAAGAAGTATCCGTTCTTCGTACAGAAAAACGCAAACTTTCTGCCGAAACAAATGAGAGAATTCTGGATATGGCTATGGAGATTGGTCGTTTGAAACGTGATCGCGCTGAGTTATTCAGGCTGTTGCGGGCGGGGGACTCCGGGCCGGATGATTCTTCATTTCCTTCTTCTGATTATTTGGAGCGTCCTTTGGTTATTCGTAATTCCGATGGAGAGTATCTCGGCGTGTCCGGAAAGGGGCGGAAACATTTTTCCTTGGAAGATTTTGTTAAGCTTCTTGAGAATAGTGTTAACTCGCACATGAGTGTTGATCTTGAATGGCAGGAAAAAGGCGGGCAGTGGATCCTTGTTATTGATGCGAGTGAAGTGCAGTCTGCGCAGAAAAAAATTGTGCTTGTAACCGAAGAAAATGTAACACCTAATAAGAATACTGTGGTGCGCATCGATAGTATGGAAATCAACGGCAAAGCTGTTCCTGGTGCTCTTTTGTTCAGTCTTTTCAGGCAAATAAGAGAGAGTTTTGATCGCTAG
- a CDS encoding PqqD family protein, whose translation MKLFSKKKQVVPEMTRGEAMACKPLKNRDITETRMDNGLVMLSYPLRLKPLFADVAKRFGMWKDGHAPIKKLELDEMGTLVWDMIDGRNSVRKIAAAFAQKYQVLPREAEVATASFLRDLGKRGLVAFSNESNGTK comes from the coding sequence ATGAAATTATTCAGTAAGAAAAAACAAGTTGTTCCCGAAATGACCAGGGGCGAAGCTATGGCCTGCAAGCCCCTGAAGAACCGGGATATTACTGAAACGCGCATGGATAATGGATTGGTAATGCTATCCTATCCACTGCGTCTGAAACCACTTTTCGCTGACGTGGCAAAAAGATTCGGAATGTGGAAAGACGGACATGCGCCCATTAAAAAATTGGAACTTGATGAGATGGGAACTTTGGTCTGGGATATGATTGACGGGAGAAACAGTGTCCGCAAAATAGCCGCAGCCTTTGCGCAAAAATATCAGGTTCTACCCCGCGAAGCAGAAGTTGCAACAGCTTCATTTCTAAGAGATTTAGGGAAGCGGGGTCTAGTAGCTTTCAGTAACGAAAGCAACGGGACGAAATAG
- a CDS encoding peptide transporter, translating to MHNDKELQEYRDLLKTPTHFEEGFDWKTIVGAIFIGFLMMPGSMYLQLVIGQGIGPAARWVTIILFAEIAKRSYTELKQQEIFLLYYMAGAALASPFSGLLWQQYLVQSDAARMLGLTEFIPTWIAPQPGSDSLIERTFFHRDWLIPILLLVGAQIVQRIDHFGLGYALYRITSDVEKLPFPMAPVGALGTMALAESTEEKKASWKWRVFSVGGVIGLAFGTIYVLLPAVSGLLFTEPIRIIPIPWVELTPYTEKILPAVATGIQFDLGLFFIGMVLPFWAVIGGLIGIIITFVANPVLYEHGILHRWHPGMETVETVFANNFDFYMSFSIGLGLAIGLIGIWYVVKSFRGEHAKHRESWSKLFEPPEGRGDINFWVSIAIYVFSTLAYVGMSLLLVPNFPWIFFLLYGFIYTPVISYITARMEGIAGQFVSLPLVREASFIAGAKFFGYQGIEIWYAPIPIHNYGEATVHFREIELTGTSIRGIIKAELVVFPVVMIASLLFSQFIWQLAPIPSSNYPYAQELWHLQALNTLLMQTSTLEGNSLFFQALSGPVVMGGISLGLVLYAILNSLGLPVLLVYGVVRGLGQSTPHGFILEVAGALIGRYFFQKKYGAMWRQYAPVLLAGFSCGMGLTGMFAMGCTLILKSLGKMAY from the coding sequence ATGCATAATGATAAAGAGCTACAAGAATATCGGGACCTATTAAAAACCCCGACCCATTTTGAAGAGGGCTTTGACTGGAAAACCATTGTCGGTGCCATCTTTATCGGCTTCCTGATGATGCCGGGTAGTATGTACCTGCAATTAGTCATCGGTCAGGGCATCGGCCCTGCTGCCCGCTGGGTAACCATCATTCTTTTCGCTGAAATTGCAAAACGTTCCTATACCGAACTGAAACAACAGGAAATTTTCCTGCTCTACTACATGGCCGGAGCTGCATTGGCATCGCCATTCTCAGGTCTGCTATGGCAACAATATCTGGTGCAATCAGACGCAGCGCGCATGCTGGGGCTGACAGAATTCATCCCGACGTGGATTGCCCCGCAACCGGGATCTGATTCACTAATTGAGCGAACCTTCTTCCACAGAGACTGGCTCATACCTATTTTGCTGCTGGTAGGTGCACAGATAGTCCAACGAATTGACCATTTCGGATTGGGATACGCCCTTTACCGCATCACTTCCGATGTGGAAAAACTGCCCTTTCCAATGGCTCCTGTAGGTGCTCTGGGTACCATGGCTTTGGCTGAATCGACCGAAGAAAAAAAGGCCAGCTGGAAATGGCGGGTATTCTCTGTGGGCGGAGTCATCGGGCTGGCATTCGGTACAATTTATGTTCTTCTGCCAGCTGTTTCGGGACTACTATTTACTGAGCCGATCAGGATTATTCCCATCCCGTGGGTCGAGCTTACGCCCTACACGGAAAAAATACTTCCAGCCGTTGCCACCGGTATCCAGTTTGACCTCGGTCTGTTCTTCATCGGTATGGTTCTGCCTTTCTGGGCTGTTATCGGTGGTTTGATCGGTATCATTATTACTTTTGTTGCGAACCCGGTTCTCTATGAACACGGCATCCTGCACCGCTGGCATCCAGGTATGGAGACAGTTGAAACAGTCTTTGCCAACAACTTCGATTTTTATATGAGTTTCTCCATCGGTCTCGGTCTGGCTATCGGTCTGATCGGTATCTGGTATGTGGTCAAATCCTTCCGGGGAGAACATGCCAAACACCGCGAATCGTGGAGTAAACTTTTCGAACCGCCGGAAGGACGCGGGGATATCAACTTCTGGGTATCAATAGCCATCTATGTATTCTCCACACTTGCCTACGTTGGCATGAGTTTACTGCTGGTACCCAATTTCCCTTGGATTTTCTTCCTGCTTTACGGTTTTATCTACACCCCGGTAATCTCGTACATCACAGCACGAATGGAAGGTATTGCCGGACAGTTTGTCAGCCTGCCACTAGTACGAGAAGCAAGCTTCATTGCCGGAGCAAAATTCTTCGGCTATCAGGGCATTGAAATCTGGTACGCACCTATTCCAATCCATAACTACGGAGAAGCAACTGTCCATTTCCGCGAAATTGAACTGACCGGAACATCCATCCGGGGAATCATCAAAGCTGAGCTTGTGGTCTTTCCGGTGGTCATGATTGCCAGCCTGCTCTTTTCGCAATTCATCTGGCAACTTGCACCCATTCCATCTTCTAACTACCCTTATGCACAGGAACTCTGGCACTTGCAGGCCCTTAACACCCTGCTCATGCAGACCTCCACACTTGAAGGTAACTCCCTGTTTTTTCAAGCCCTGAGCGGACCGGTTGTTATGGGCGGGATCAGTCTGGGACTTGTGCTATATGCCATACTTAATTCACTAGGATTACCCGTCCTGCTGGTATATGGTGTTGTCAGAGGACTTGGCCAAAGTACCCCCCACGGTTTTATTCTGGAAGTTGCCGGAGCTTTAATCGGACGCTACTTCTTTCAGAAAAAATACGGAGCCATGTGGCGCCAGTATGCCCCGGTTCTGCTGGCAGGATTCTCCTGCGGTATGGGTTTGACGGGTATGTTTGCCATGGGTTGTACTCTTATCCTGAAATCACTGGGAAAAATGGCTTACTAA